The following are from one region of the Hypanus sabinus isolate sHypSab1 chromosome 14, sHypSab1.hap1, whole genome shotgun sequence genome:
- the LOC132404899 gene encoding urea transporter 2-like isoform X2, giving the protein MAVFSNKGDWYWWLLLPVIAMSIMCPVLSSALTSVMERWDLPILTLPFNIAIWIYLAATGHNNNYFPQVLIQPINTPVNTTWSELSIPMLLRAIPVGVGQVYGCNSPWTGGILLFALMITSPIICLHATVGSCLGILAGLSLASPFHKIYDGLWSYNSVLACIAVGGMFYALTWQTHLLAILCAIFSAYFGEALMNIMSLVGLPGCTWPFCLSTTLFLLMTSNNKAIYKLPLIRVSSPEENRKYYKEMHGHEQHK; this is encoded by the exons CCTGTGCTTTCAAGTGCCTTGACCTCCGTGATGGAAAGATGGGACCTGCCTATTTTAACTCTGCCATTTAATATTGCCATTTGGATATATTTGGCTGCAACGGGACATAACAACAATTATTTTCCCCAGGTCCTTATTCAACCCATAAACACACCAGTAAATACCACGTGGTCAGAACTCAGTATTCCAATG CTTTTGAGAGCTATTCCAGTGGGAGTTGGACAGGTCTATGGCTGCAACAGTCCTTGGACTGGTGGTATTTTGCTTTTTGCGTTGATGATCACATCTCCCATTATCTGCTTGCATGCTACAGTTGGATCCTGTCTTGGTATATTGGCAG GATTATCTCTGGCTTCACCATTTCATAAAATCTATGATGGATTGTGGAGTTACAACAGCGTTCTGGCTTGCATTGCAGTCGGTGGAATGTTCTATGCCCTGACATGGCAGACCCATCTTTTGGCAATACtctgtg CAATTTTTTCTGCATATTTTGGAGAAGCACTGATGAATATCATGTCTCTG GTTGGACTACCTGGATGCACTTGGCCATTCTGCCTTTCCACGACCCTTTTCCTTTTGATGACCAGTAACAACAAAGCGATTTACAAATTGCCACTCATTAGAGTCAGCAGCCCTGAGGAGAACAGAAAATATTACAAGGAAATGCATGGCCATGAACAacataaatga